TTGTCCGACATCCCAAGTATTTGCGTGATCTGCTGCCTGACGATGTTCCTGAGATGTCCGATCGGATCATTTCCGCTCATAACGGCCTCATACCTCGAGAGGACACGGCGCAGGAAAGGCTTCTGCGTCTTCTCGGTGGCATCCGAAATAATCGAAAGCATCTCCAGGTCCAGCAGACCTGCGTTTCCAAGCGGCACCGTGTCCCCGGTGTTAACTCTGGTCGAGAGATTGTAGACGGTCTTGTCACCGGCAATGCAGTCGGTGTGCGCGTATTCGCCATTGAAGTCGAACAGTATGATCCGGCAGTTGTCGTTAAACCTTTGATGATTTATAGCGCGTAACTCGGTGACAAAATGCTGGTAGAGGGTGGCCAATGTGTTCGACTTACCGCTCCCAGTGTTTCCAAAAATAGCGATGTGACTGTTCATCAACCCGTCCACCGGAAGGGCAATGTCGTAGCCCTCATACTCCGAGGTCGCGATATGCAAGGCTATTCCGTCCTCTGCGATGAGATTGTGAACCTGGAGAACTCGCTCACGAGTAAGCAGAAAGGCCTCGTTTCCGACCAGCGGGAGCTCCTTGGTCCCTCCATAGAATCGACCTCCCCGATCAATGAACCCGACCAGCGCCACAGAAAGCACGCGGCGGCCGCGAACAACCGGATCGCCATCTTCGAATCGGGAAGTGTCAGGGTTGGCATTCTCGCCCTCGACCTTACCTATAAGGCTCACGAACCCCTTTCGGATGTCCATGTAGCTCCCGACCGCGATGTTCCTCAGAAGATCGCCGTCGTAGAATAGCTCGGACAGGTTCTTATCCTTGTCGACAGTGACGAGAATCCGTCGCCCGGTGACGCCCGAGACTTCCCCCACCCGAAGTACAGCCTCCTTCTGGAGACGGACATCACTCATTGCGGCGCACCGCTTTCGGGGATGATTGCGCGCAAAATGGCATTGAAGGACTTGAAGTCGATCGACGGGCCCTGGCCCGGCGCAACAATCGTGATATTCCGGTTCTGAGCGAACTTGCTCGAGAACCCCGCCACATTTGCATCGGAATATGCGAAGATCAGTAATTGGGAGGTCGGATTGCGAAGGGCACGCTGGGTAATGTCGAGAATATGCTCGTCCGCAAACGAGAAGCCGAACGCAACGAGAAGTGCGTTGTCCTTGTCCATGCAGTTGGACAAAAGGCGAAGCAAGTCGAAATAGACACGCTCCATCAAAGCGGATTCGAACTTCCTGAGGTTCGGGAGTATCAACGCGCGGGTTCCCAATGCGGCCGTCACCGCAGCAGGATCAATTTTGCTCACGTTACCTGAGAGCTTTACGCCATCCGACGCGAAACGAATCTCCTTATCGGTGTCTCTCATCCAACTTAGCGACCCGTGCACCTTGATCAGGTTCAAGACAGGCAGTTCGACTATCCGGTCGGTCATGTTGCCGGACCGGTAGGTCCTGTCGAAGTATCTTGCTGGCGAAAAGAGATACCTGTTGCCGACTGCCGACGTCCGATCGAAACCGTCGTTCAACGTAACATTGGGAAGTTTGGACGCCGCCTTCTCAATAAAGAGGTCGTAGTTCGTGGTGAAAATGTTCGCTTGCCGGGGCAGGAGAATGTTCTTCCGCTCGAACAAGATTGCATCAATGATGGATAGAAAGTCGACGTAGTTGGAAAGCGTCTCGACGAGCGGTTCGTCATCAATATCTGCCAGCAGATCAACGTTCCTTTCAGCAAGCTCCTCGATGAAATCGAGTGCAACCAGATTTGCCTGTTCTAAATCGCCCCCCATGAGGAGGCCGTTGATTTGCGCTTCGATATCGCCAGCAACCTGAATGGCGGGCATCGACGCGCCTGATCCGATCAGGAAATTCAAGTTTCCAGATTGAATATAGGATTCAACCAGCTTCCTAACGTCGTCAGCTTGGTCCGAGAGAATCAATTTTCGCGCCATAAGAGAAATAAAGCGCATTCCCGTTAAGCGGGCAACATGGGTAACGTGGCAGGTCGTGGAGCCAGTCCCGGAACCGTGACCTTGAAGATGTCTTGGCGTCGATCGGTCGCGCACAGCGTCCGCGAGAAAACATCCGGCTCCGGCAACGCGAATTGGGGCGGTTCACTACCCACGTTTTACCGCATTCAGCGCCCATGATTAGCGCCATGGTCTCGCCATCCCTTTCACTGGTCAGCCGCCATTAACCAGCCCACGGGCAAACGCATCCTGCTCCTCAGTCAGCGAGATCGACAATTGACACTCATCGGCTTATCTCCATCGAGCCGTTTTCCGCTTCCAACCGCGGACTTGCGTGCAGCCGGAGTCCTAACGCTTCAGCCGGTTTTTTTCAACGAGACAAGACAAGTTCCAGCTGGCCCTCGACCCGCCAAGCTCCGCCGCCCGGAGCGGGCGGCCCACATCCCCAGGTTGGGCTCATGCAAATTTTCGCCTTTTGGCCCCGGCCGTTGCGATTGGCCCTCCCTGTCCGAAAGGAAGGTGATCAAGCCGTTCTCTGCCGCTAGAAAGACAACCGCGGTCGCCAGGTCATCCCAGCGCGGAAGGACCGCGGGGAGTAGCGGGTTGTCGCGGGCGACCGCTCCATACGCAGTCTCGTCGGCTTGGCCTAAGGCCACGAGTGCCTCGCAAGCGATCAGATAGGCGGTTATGAAGTCGTGTTCCCAGCCAGTTTCGCGACTGCCGGGGAGATTGTTTGACAGGAACTCGATTACAGGTCCAAGCCATAGCGAGGACGGCGGCTCCCCCGTCTTGCCTTGTGCCTCGCCTCGATTTCGCACGAAGTCCGGCGGGTCGACCCGGGTACCAAACACACCTTCCATGAGAAGATCGATCCGGTGTGAGACGTCGAGCCGTCTCCAATGCAGAGCCGCCTCGCCCGCGAACTCGACCTCTGCAATCTCTCTATCGGAAGCGCCGGCAAGGCCCTCAAGCGACCTAGCCGGCACCATGAATACAGAACCGTTGCTGAATTCGACAACGGCCATGCCGGACCGTCTGTCGTAAAGGACTTGCTTGGTGTTTGATGAGGCATGTGAACTCCTGCGCCGGAGGCGGCTTGGTCTAATCACTCGGCTGCGTTCGATGAGTCGAAATGCGCTTTCTGGTGTCTCGGCGGTGGTGTCGTTCAGGGTCTGAACGAACCGGCTCGGAATGTAGGCCTTGCGTCTCCTGCGTCCTCTTGACTTACCGACGACGCAGCCAGCCGACTTCAGGTCACGGTTTTGTCATGCCATCACCATCCGGAAGCTCGTCGCCTGGGTCGGGGTCGGTCTTGGGGGCGCGGTCTGGGATCGCCAACGCCGACTGCTCCAGTTCTTCATTCGATTGGGGGTTGGGACCGATCTCCACGACAAAGGCAGCATCGAAGCCAGTCCTCTCGCCCGGGTATCCTCTGGCATTCGAGATCACCCGAGTATTGCCAACGACATAGTCGTTTCGATGATGGACGTGACCGTGTGCCCACAAATTTGGTCCGGCCTCCCATAGCAAGTCTTCCAAGTCGGAAGCATAGGAAGCTGAGAGTGGATCGTGCCGGAAACCGAGGTCGATCGAACGCGGAGACGGTGCGTGATGCGTAACGACGACTGTCGTTAGCCCTGCCCGTTCTCGCAATTCATTGGCGATGAAATCGCGGGTCTCAAGATGTTTTCGATAGGCGTCAATGGGCTTGAATTTGCGAAACGGTTCCTTCGAGAATTTAATCTTCTTGTAGTCGTTCATCCCGTGCGCGGCGTACGACATGGCGACTTCCGGATTACGGCCGAACAACCGAAAATCGCTCCAAAGAGCCCCTCCAATGAACCGGACATCATCGATGTCGACAGCCCCATTCTCAAGAAAATGGACGTTTGGAAAACGACCGGCGAACTCGTGGGCGTCCCGGATGCCTTCCTGCACGGACGCCGAATAAAACTCATGATTTCCCGGCACGAAAACCACGGGGATGGCATGGGCAAAGGTATCGGCCAGCCATTGAAGGCTCGGGATGATGCCCTTGTCGAGAACGTCGCCAGCGCAAACCATGACATCGGCGTCGTCTGGCGGAGACTGCAAAAATGGCTGTCCAAATTCCAAGTGGAGGTCTGAGAGGACCCAAAGTTTCATGACTGCTGTCCCTATTGCGGCAGAGGAAAAAAGAGGACCTGGTTAAGCGAGACAGTCAAAGCGCTAGTGATGGCCTGCTTGGGTAGAGCCAACCCATCACCGCCTTTCTCATCGAAATCGCCAATGCGTCGTGATAAATCTCAAGTGCGGACTTCGCTTCGGTGGCGGAAAGCCAACCGTCGCCCAGACGCCATCGGCGAAAAAACAATGCATTGAGACGATGGCATCGGGAATCGTCCACCATGCTTCGCAGATCAGCAGGCGTTGCTGGCGGCACGGTTTCGGCATCGGGAGGCGGACTAGACTTATCGGACTTTTCGACATTCGGCGTCCGCATTGTCCAGGTCTCCTCGTTCACGGAGGTGACAATCGCGTCTATCTCAGAGCGGATGTCGTCCGGCACGCCCGCAGCGGCGTCGAAAGCCGCCCTGACAAACCTGGCATCGCTCACGAAATCGAGGTTCCACTCCGTCGGATTGTCCCGCCATAGGACCGTTTCGGCAGCTTTTGTCCAGCGCCCACCCTCTACGAGTCCGAGAGCCTCCAGCACTAAGTATGCGTTGAACGTAGCACGAGCCGGGCCGGCTCCATTGGCAGCCGCGATATTGGTTCCTGGCATGTCGCCGCGATCGTCCGTCTTCAGCGACGGAACGCGCCTATCCAACGGCCGGAATCGCAGCTGGCCGTTCTGGGCGGCGACATAGATGACCGCAATCGAGATATCATCCCACCTTGGCGGCTCCTCGGGACGGGCTGGAAATCGTCGCGGCTTGGCTCCCCCCACAGTCTCATTCGCCTGCCCCAGTGCGACAAGCGCCGCGCACCCGATCTCATAGGCGGTCATGTAGTAGTGTTCCCACCCAGCCTCGCGACGGTAAGGCAATTCGTAGGAGAAAAATTCGGCAACTGGTCGAGCCCAAGCGGCGAACTCGGCTGCCTGCGTATCGTTATGTAGTCGGCCCATAGCGCGCGTCGCAATTTCTTCCATAAAACTCGGACGGCCGAAAATTCCAGCCATGAGCATCGCGATCTCGTGATTAAGCTCGAGCGTTTCCCAACGGAGGGCCGTCTCGCCAAGAACTTCGACCCCGGCGATGTCCTTCTCGGACGCTTCGGCCAGCCCATCGAGCGATCGAGCCGGAACCATGAAAGCCGAGCCGTTTTCGAACTCGATCACGATCCGGCGCGACGAGTAATCGTAGTAGGCATCACTCGGAGCCGGATGCTTCAATGGGAAATCGGCATCACGCTTGGTCTTGACTACAATGCGGCGTCCCAGCGGTTGAAAGCCCATCTCGTCGAGACCGGACCCAAGCGACTTTTCTCCGCCTTGGCCGATCTTGTCGCGGCGATTGACCCGCCTTCGTCGACGCCCCCGCACCATCTATCCTTCTCCCATGCGGCGCGGCAGCTTCGCCAAGCTGACAGTGGGCATCCGGTGTCGTTGCACGATCTCAGCGACTTCGTCGCCGGACAACATTCTCGTTTCCATCAGACGTTCGACGATAGCATCCAGGGCCGTTCGCCTGGATCGAATGATGGACTTCACGCGGTCGAATTCGCTCTGCAGCAGGTCGTGAACACGCCTCCGGAACTCCGGGTTATACGTTCGCAGTCGCTCGAGTTGATCGACGGGGTCTTCGACGAGAAGGGTGTGCCCCATCCCGCGAGCACCCTCCAGCATAGTCGCAATCTCCGTCGCCCTGTTGAGGTCCGCGTCTTCAGAGCCCGAAGCGCCGTCGGAAAAGCAACCGAAGACTTCCTTTTCGGCGGCGATCCCGCCAAGGCAAACCGCGATCGCGTTCAGATAGTCGGCCCGCGTCTTTGCTCGAGCACCCATTTCGCCGTACTGTACGAAGCCGAGTTCGCTGGATTTCCCTTCGATCCGGTATCGGGAAATCCTGACTTCCGTCACCTCTCCGTGGCCGATTTCCATTACGACGAGGGCATGACCTGCTTCATGGACAGCGAGATTGCGAACGAAGTCATCCGAAAGCTCCCTCAACGTTCGAAGTTGGGCAATGACGTGAATTCCCGAAAGAACCTCACGATGGCGTCGCGCTGCCCGCCTGGCGTCACGAGCGAGTTGTTCGATATCGGCCCCGGAGAAACCCTCGGTGGCCATGCAGAACATGTCGCCTTGTGAGGGATCAAGCTCGATACCGCTGTGGAATTTCAAGATCGACAGTCGTGATTGTGTGTCGGGCAGCGCGATCTCGAAATGACGGTCGAGCCGTCCGGCACGCCGGATCGCCGGATCGAGCCTGTTGACATGGTTACATGCCGCGACGACCACCACACCTTCCCTGCCATGAAAACCGTCGAGAAGCTCGAGGAAACCGGCGATCGCGGCCGTCCAGTAGGAGTCGTTGTGATCACCGCTGTTCCGGCTGCCATACGTGTCTGCTTCGTCGACAAAAAGTATGCTCGGCGCATTCTTTTTGGCTTCCGCGAAAGCCTTCCGCATGGCTCTCAAAAAGTGGTCAAGCGACCCCGCGCTTTGCCAAGTCGAAAACGACCCGACGATGATGGATACGCCACAGCTGTTTGCCAGTGCACGCATGAAGGTTGTCTTTCCGGTTCCCGTCGGACCGGAAAGCAAGACCCCGTCGTCCACGTCCGCCCACTGGATGCGGCCCGCTCGGTAATCGTCGATGTCCTGGGCGAGATCATTCCCCCAGTCCACTACCGGCCCGTATCCGTGCATGTCCGCGAGCGTCGGCCCGCCGATCTTGGCGACCGGCGCAGCGGCCGGCGTGTCGGGTCGCGGATACTGCCTCAACCTCTGCAATGCCAGCGTGGGCGATCGACCTTCCTGGAAGGCCTTGTCCAGTCGTGACCACGGCTCCAACAGCAGTAAGCCGACGTCCCTGTCGGTGATGGGCAATCCCAAACGCTTGAAGGCGGCCTCGACATGGCTTCTGGTCCGCGCCGGGACATCAACCACCGCGTCCGCAAATAACCTTGCCTCGTCATCCAGCTCGGTCTTGGGCTCTTTGAGGAAGATTGCCCGGTCCGATCTCTGGACCTCAAATTGATTCCTGAAGGAATGACGGTCGCTCCAATCGCTGACGAACGGCCGAGTTCCCAGCTTGTAGTCAGCGACACACTTTAGAAAAACACGAGCCGCCGTGGTAAAGATGGGAACGCTGCCTTCCTCAGATAGGCAGAGGATCACCTTGAACTTCGCGTTCTTCTTGTTCCACGGCCGGGCTGCTGCCGCGATTAAGCAAAAGGCGAGATAGACCGGAAGGGTAATGAAGTCCTCGTCATCGGGTTGACTGAGCTTCCACGGCGGACGCGGCTTGCTTCTGGATGGCTGCACCGAGTTCACGATTTCAAGAAATTCCACGATATCCATCAATGCCAGTCCCCCAATGGGCTAGGTCTCTCCCGGAGCCGTTCGCCCCGGACTTCGACGCGCGTCCGGGAGTGATGCCGTCGAAAAGCCGTTCGTGCGAGGCGCAATCTTTAGGAAGGCTGGCAGTCACATTGGGTACGCCAGTCTTCTTGTTCCATCGCCGCAGCGCGGCGAGGACGCGGTGCCCGGTGAAAACTAGAATGGTTATGACGGTTCCGTCGATCGCTTGGTCGGACATCCACGCCGCGGACGGCTTGCCGCGGCGGCGTTTCGTCATTGTTGTATTCTCGTTCGGTAGACCCTGTTTTTCGATCACAGCGTGTCCCTCAGAAAACTGGACTTTCCGCGAAGACGTTCTCCCCAGTACTCTGGTTCGACGCGGGTGCCGAGGCGATACCAGCGGCTCATCGTCCGGGCTATTCCGCGATCCGGGTCGAAATAGAAAAGCTCGCTAGAAAATGCAGGTCTGCCGTCAGAGATATTTGGGTGTCCAAGTGGCCTACCAATCAGGCATGGAACCGCACGCTTGCCCAAGGTCCAACTGTTCATGGCAGCGTCAGGTGCTTGCGCCTCCTCACACCGATCGACGTCCTCCAGATCGTCCGCGAGACGTCGCAGGCATTTAATCAGGGACGACCGGGACATCCCAAACCATTCGTGTAATGCCGAATCGCACTTACGCATTTTTGACGTCTCCGTTCTATGGGACATATCGAATCTCCATAGACCGGCTATAAACGTTCAAATAGCAAACGGAAGACTCCAAACTACAGTTATTGACAAGTAATTGGCCTGACCGGCTTTGTCGCCCTATGAAGACACCGACTTCCGCCGACGCACTGCGGGCCGCACGAGCGCTGTTGGGCGTCTCGATCCGCGACCTTGAGCCCCGCGTCGGGTTGATGCGAAAGGCAATAGCCGCCTCGGAATCCGGAAATTCAACGATCCTCGAGCACAACCTCAAACTCATCGAGTTCTACGAGGCCGAGGGCATCGAATTTTTGGGCGACCTGTCGTTCGGAAAAAAAGTCGGTCGACCGGGTGCGAGGTGGAGAGCGCCAGACGATCGTTCCCTATCATCGTTAGCGGCCAGTGGGCTGAATTATCACACCGAAAGATTTCGCAATTCGTTCGCGGCCGCGCGAGCTCTGCTAGGTGACAAACAAAGTGTCATCGCAAAGGCCACGCGCCTCCCAGCGACAACTGTCAGCTCGCTCGAGCTCGGCCAACTGTGGCAAAACCCATCAGAAACTCTGCTTCAGTATTACATTGAAAGAGGCGTGGAATTCCTTGGCTGGCAGGATGCTGTCCGTCCAAACGTATATTTCGGTGTTGGCGTCAGGTGGGCAGCCGACAAGGCACAAGACTGAGTTTATGGAATTGGGCAACGCACGCAGCGGACTTTATTATGGCGTGCGTAGGCGGTGAGCGCACCGTAACCAGAGGCGCGCCGCGCTCCTGACCACGCTCATCACGAAAACGCTCTCAATGGGACGTACCTTTCATAAAGCTTTGAAAACTAGAGACGCGGGAAAAAATCTTGATTCCGAAGGGCGGATTTCTTCCGAATGAAGCGAAAAATTTTTTCCCGCCATAAGGTCGGCACGTCGCACGCTCGGGCAAACGCTGATCATTCAATATCTCTGATGTTATCCATAAGCTCTATTCGTTTGAATGATGGGTCCCGGAGGCCCATATTGTGATCACGGACATGGACGAACCTCCCATCGATGACCATGCCCTGACCTAAAGAAAGGAACCGGAAAATGACCACGCTCACCTATCGCGGTGGCGGCAAGCCCTTCACCTCCGGCGCAGGCCGCTTCGATCTGGCAAATTATGCCCGCAAGCTCGTGCTCGCCTGGACCCGCTGGCGGACCGCCCGTGAAATCGAAGCTATGCCCTTCGACATCCGCAAGGACATCGGCTGGCCGAGCACGGACGACAACAAACACCGGACCATGTAATGAATGCGACATTCCTCCTAAGATGAGGGCGGCGTCTGCATCACGCAACGCCGCCTTTTTCGTGGCTTGACCGTTCCTTCCCAGGCCGTTTTCAGCCTTGAAGTTCAGTCGCCTGTCAGCCCGTTCTTTGCTCCATCTGCAGCCCTCCTCGCGGTTTGACTGGCGAGATCGCGACCAATGTCGCATATTTGCTCTTCCCGGCCGCATTTTTCCATGCCAGTGTCGCTTTCAGGACATCGGCGCGACGCATTCCGCGCAACGAATATGTCATCGTTCCTCGAGCATGGATTTCGCTATGAACAGGATGCAGATCAAGAAGCGTTCGCTGGTCTTCTTTATGGTACCGCAATTCACCATGCTGCCCTTTTCGGCGGCCGTGGACACTTTGCGCATCGCCAATCGCATGCTCGGCTATCAGGCCTATACCTGGCGGCTCGCCTCTCTCGACGGGGATAAGGTCTATTCTTCGTGCGGCATCGGCGTCGAGGCCAATTCCTCGCTCGCCGAGGAGCGCCGCCATCTCGGCGGCGAAAACCGGCCGGGCATGGTGCTCGTCTGTTCCGGCATCGATGTCGAGCAGTTCAACAACAAGTCGGTCAATGCCTGGCTGCGTGAATGCTACAATCGCGGCGTTGCCGTCGGCAGCCTCTGTACGGGCGCACATGTGTTGGCCCAGGCCGGCCTGCTGAACGGCAAGCGCTGCGCCATCCACTGGGAAAACCTGCCGGGCTTTTCGGAAGCCTTCCCGCAGGCCGAAGTCTATGCCGATCTCTACGAGATCGACGGCAATCTCTATACCTGCGCCGGCGGCACCGCCTCGCTTGACATGATGCTGAACCTCGTCGGCGAGGATTTCGGCGAAAGCCTCGTCAATCGCATCTGCGAGCAGCACCTGACCGACCGCGTGCGCAACCCGCATGACCGCCAGCGCCTGCCGCTGCGCGCCCGCCTCGGCGTGCAGAACGCCAAGGTGCTGTCGATCATCGAGCTGATGGAAGGCAATCTCGCCGAGCCGCTGTCGCTGATCGAGATCGCCGACGGCGCCGGTCTCTCGCGCCGCCAGATCGAGCGGCTGTTCCGCCAGGAGATGGGCCGCTCGCCGGCCCGCTACTATCTGGAAATCCGCCTCGATCGCGCCCGCCACCTGCTGGTGCAGTCCTCGATGCCCGTCGTCGAGGTCGCAGTCGCCTGCGGCTTCGTCTCGGCCTCGCACTTTTCCAAGTGTTATCGCGAACTCTACCATCGCTCGCCGCAGCAGGAGCGCGCCGAGCGCAAGATGACCATGGCGACCGCGCGTCAACAGGCGGTCGCGGCCTGAGAGTTTGAAAGAGCGCGCCGCCTGAAATGAAAGGGCGGCGCCTTGCCAGAATGGCTCTATTGCGCCGCTTCTTCCGTCATCCTGGCGTCGGAAAAGACTTGGTTGCGGCCTCGGTGCTTGGCCATGTAGAGGAACTGGTCAGCGGCGTTGAGATAGTTCTCGAAGGTTTCGTAGCCCTCGATTTCGGCGATGCCGATCGAGATGGTGACGCCGAGTTCCTCGTCGTCGGCCGTCACCTTCAGCCGCGAGATGTCCGAGCGGATCTCGTCGCAGAGTTTGGTCGCGGCAGCCGAATCCATCTGCGGGAAAAGGATGGCGAATTCTTCGCCGCCAAGCCGCGAGAGCAGATTGTCGCTGCCCTCGAAGATCGTGAACAGCCTGTTTGCGACAGCCTTCAGCACCTTGTCGCCGATCTCGTGGCCATAGGTGTCATTCAGCCGCTTGAAATGATCGATATCGAGAATGGCCACCGAACTCGGCACTTTCAGCCGCAGGCACTCGTTCACCAGCTTCGGGCCGTTGTCGTAGAAATAGCGGCGGTTGTAGAGTCCGGTCAGGTAGTCGCAGGCCGCCGCCGCTCGCAACTGCCGCATCTGCGCCAGCGTTTCGGCATTGTTGGCGATGCGGCATTGCAATTCCTCGGCGACGAAGGGACGGTAGACGAAATCGCTGGCGCCGGCCTTCAGGAAACTGGCAGACAGCATGCGGTCGTTGGAGGAGGAGACGCCGATGACGCGCAGTCTGTCGGAACCGAAGCGATGGCGGATACGCCGCGTCAGCTCGTAGCCGCTCATATCGGGCATATGGTGGTCGGTGACGACGAGTTCGATATCGCTGTAAGCCTCGAGCGCGGCTAGCGCCTCGAGCCCCGAATTTGCCTCGACGACGAGATATTGCTGCGCCTTCAGGAGGTCGACCAGCACCTGGCGCACCGAGACGACATCATCGACGACGAGGACCCGCGTCTTGCGGTTGGAGATCGCCCGCCGAACGGTGGCGACCAGATTGTCGAGCGCGAATTCATTGTCCTTGAGCACATAATCGATGACATTGCGCTCCATGATCCTGTTGCGCGTGTTGAGATCGAATGTCGCGGTAAAGACGATCGCCGGGATATCGTGCTCGATCGTGCAGTCGAGCGCTTCGCCATAGGGCGAATCCGGCAGGTTGAGATCGACGACGGCCATGGTGTAGCCGTGACCGTCCTCGGCAAGTTCTTCGCGAAGAGCCTTCAGCGACGGGCAGGATTTGACTGCAAGGCCGAGCTCGGTCTGGAACCGATGGCAGAGCACAGCGGAAAACATCCGGGAATCTTCAACCAGAAGTATCTTGAGCCCGCCTGAACGGAGCCCGATGCCATCTCGCTGAAAATCCGCTTGAAAAGCCACAGCCGCTATTCCCCCATGCGTCCGATGGCCCCGACTCGGCCCTCTCCCCGGCGCGGCGGACGATAACCGAGGGGCCTGCGCGCGTGAAGGGGACAAATGACGGCGTTACTTGTAATTGCAGAAATTCGATGACGGTCTGCGACCGTCATCTCCGCCCCGCTGGCGATGCCGATACTGGAAGGGCCGTCAGGCAACCGCCCGCTCCCTGCGCATCGACTGGATTTGCAGCAGCGTATCGAGGTTCTGGTTGACGCGGCAGTAGAACTCCTCGTCGATGAACGGGCGCAGCATGAAATCATTGCCGCCGGCCTTCAGGAAACGCGCTGAAAGCAACCGGTTCGAGGAGGAGGAAACGCCGATGATGCGTAACTCGTGCGAGCCGATATTCGAGCGGATGCGTCGCGTCAGCTCGAAGCCGTCGATATCGGGCATGTTGTAGTCGGTGATCATCAGGCCGATATCGCGGTTGGCCTTCAGGATCTCCAATGCCTTGGCGCCGTTCTCGGCGGTGCTGACGCGGAAATTATAGCGTTTCAGCCGGCTCGACAGCAGCGCGCGGGCCGTCGCGCTGTCGTCGACGATCAGCACGTGGTGACGATGATTGGTCAGGAACCGGCAAATCGATTCCGCCAGAAGGTCGACGGCGAAGATATTGTCCTTGAGGATATAGTCGACAATGTCCTTGGCCATCAGCTTGTCGCGCATGCCATCATGGAAGGTGCCCGTAAAGACGATGGTCGGGATGGAAAGATCGACCAGATATTCAAGCGCTTCGCCGTTTTCGGCACCCGGAAGGTTGATGTTCGAGATTGCCAGCGTGATCGGATCGGAAGACTTGTCGTAGGAAAACTGCAGATCCTCGAAGCTGCGGCAGATCTCGACGTCAATGTCGAACAGCTCCTTGAGGCGTTTGCTGATCATCGAGGTGAATACGTTGGAATCTTCCGCGACAATAATACGCGCACCGGCAAACATTTCCCCGGAATATTGCATCCCCGAAATACCTAGAAACGCCATAGCAAACCTTTGATGTAAAATCTGTCCCCGGATCAATTTGGTACATCAATTGATTTGAGTAATTATTAATCGGCGCGTCCGCATATGAAACGAAGAGGCGGCCCGATGGCATCGCCTCCGATTTCTTGCGGATATGATTAAGAAATCAGGCGCGAAGCGACGCATTCTCGGCAGGCCGGAGCCGGAACCTCCGAAGGACGGGGACGGGTGGCAGGCGACCGGGTGAGATGCCTACTCCCCTCGGCTGGCAGCGCCCGGCCAAAGCGATTATAAACTCGGTATAGACCGACCCGCCGAGAGGTTCTCCCATGACCCAATCCGACCCGGTGATCGAATGGCTCCGCGATTCCGACCCG
This Rhizobium acidisoli DNA region includes the following protein-coding sequences:
- a CDS encoding diguanylate cyclase — translated: MAFQADFQRDGIGLRSGGLKILLVEDSRMFSAVLCHRFQTELGLAVKSCPSLKALREELAEDGHGYTMAVVDLNLPDSPYGEALDCTIEHDIPAIVFTATFDLNTRNRIMERNVIDYVLKDNEFALDNLVATVRRAISNRKTRVLVVDDVVSVRQVLVDLLKAQQYLVVEANSGLEALAALEAYSDIELVVTDHHMPDMSGYELTRRIRHRFGSDRLRVIGVSSSNDRMLSASFLKAGASDFVYRPFVAEELQCRIANNAETLAQMRQLRAAAACDYLTGLYNRRYFYDNGPKLVNECLRLKVPSSVAILDIDHFKRLNDTYGHEIGDKVLKAVANRLFTIFEGSDNLLSRLGGEEFAILFPQMDSAAATKLCDEIRSDISRLKVTADDEELGVTISIGIAEIEGYETFENYLNAADQFLYMAKHRGRNQVFSDARMTEEAAQ
- a CDS encoding response regulator, coding for MAFLGISGMQYSGEMFAGARIIVAEDSNVFTSMISKRLKELFDIDVEICRSFEDLQFSYDKSSDPITLAISNINLPGAENGEALEYLVDLSIPTIVFTGTFHDGMRDKLMAKDIVDYILKDNIFAVDLLAESICRFLTNHRHHVLIVDDSATARALLSSRLKRYNFRVSTAENGAKALEILKANRDIGLMITDYNMPDIDGFELTRRIRSNIGSHELRIIGVSSSSNRLLSARFLKAGGNDFMLRPFIDEEFYCRVNQNLDTLLQIQSMRRERAVA